In one window of Henckelia pumila isolate YLH828 chromosome 1, ASM3356847v2, whole genome shotgun sequence DNA:
- the LOC140867644 gene encoding cyclin-dependent kinase G-1-like — MANKHPCHLDRRSKKGCGGGVSRRQKFARRSKGGQIGIVIKKRVEIVNLSSGESKTPPSVLSKNTLGLDSVGYGSVDEYQLLSEISHGSYGVVYKAMEKKTGQVVAIKEEFDGFCESTSREIDILKSVTRHPSFVGFKRVVVDQYDGVYVVMEYMENDLGRAMKNTTPPFDGTTRAQALIKQLLEGVRFLHENRIMHRDLKPSNILLNHKGEAKICDFGLSRRYERERAFGSYSPHVVTLWYRAPELLLGAKTYSCAVDMWAVGCIMAEVLLLGEVIFRGNSEMDQIKKVYEILGTPDDIRLPGFSSLPGSMFKFEEQVQPLNLLSRKFGPILSQVGIDLLSKLLLYNPEERITAKDALNHDWFREIIID, encoded by the coding sequence atggCAAACAAACATCCTTGTCATTTGGATCGTCGATCCAAGAAGGGCTGCGGCGGAGGCGTTTCTCGGAGGCAGAAATTTGCTAGAAGAAGCAAGGGAGGACAGATTGGGATCGTGATCAAGAAAAGGGTAGAAATTGTTAATCTGAGTTCTGGAGAATCGAAAACACCCCCAAGCGTTTTGTCGAAGAACACATTAGGCTTAGATTCAGTCGGATACGGAAGCGTGGATGAATACCAACTCTTGTCCGAAATCAGCCACGGCTCGTACGGAGTGGTTTACAAAGCCATGGAGAAGAAGACCGGCCAAGTGGTGGCCATCAAGGAAGAATTTGACGGCTTCTGCGAATCCACTTCCAGAGAAATAGACATACTCAAATCAGTCACCCGCCACCCATCGTTCGTGGGATTCAAGCGAGTCGTCGTGGACCAGTACGACGGCGTTTACGTGGTCATGGAGTATATGGAGAACGACCTCGGAAGGGCAATGAAAAATACAACTCCTCCTTTCGACGGGACTACTCGAGCACAAGCTCTCATCAAACAGTTGTTGGAGGGTGTCCGCTTCCTCCACGAAAACAGGATAATGCACAGGGACTTGAAGCCTTCCAACATCCTTCTCAACCACAAGGGAGAAGCCAAGATCTGCGATTTCGGGTTGTCGCGGCGATACGAAAGAGAAAGAGCATTCGGCTCCTACTCTCCTCATGTGGTGACTTTATGGTACAGGGCACCCGAGCTGCTTCTCGGGGCGAAGACATATTCGTGCGCCGTGGATATGTGGGCAGTGGGTTGCATCATGGCTGAAGTGCTGTTGCTTGGAGAAGTGATTTTCAGAGGGAATTCGGAGATGGATCAGATTAAGAAGGTGTACGAGATACTTGGGACCCCGGATGATATCAGGTTGCCGGGATTTTCGAGCCTTCCCGGGAGCATGTTCAAGTTTGAAGAACAAGTACAGCCATTGAATCTACTGAGCAGGAAGTTCGGGCCGATTCTTTCGCAAGTGGGGATTGATCTGTTGAGCAAGCTCTTGCTTTACAATCCGGAAGAGAGGATTACAGCCAAGGATGCTCTCAATCACGATTGGTTTCGGGAAATCATCATCGATTAA